One Gossypium raimondii isolate GPD5lz chromosome 3, ASM2569854v1, whole genome shotgun sequence genomic window carries:
- the LOC105795140 gene encoding uncharacterized protein LOC105795140, translating into MENYSYNSYPDSGNSSPRSREIDFENPPPWDDQQQHAQNYKAKFMCSYGGKIHPRPHDNQLSYIGGETKILAVERTIKFSSMISKLSALCGGGDGEVSFKYQLPGEDLDALISVTNDDDLEHMMHEYDRLYRASAKPARMRLFIFPATDLGNFGSEGPKSEREGFVEAFNSGTTPGGVVIPPNNLDSLFGIEKGIPQPPPVKIRDPVVEPVNPPPPPIPEVVGTDHVLNPVEIQRQLQELQRLQIRDQEQLAMYRKKTEDAASMAYTGEYYAQKMPEKAPPVNRPVTFQQHVPATAGFWSDKPISAGGFPATVTTNPGQPPHSEHPVYMIPAQGHAPATVYHAPPQVPAPASAPATQQMVRPVTGQAGQGYYTNVQRMPSEVYREQPVYNMVAQPPPTQHPPISGMTQQMVRPQSGGVPDSSYAHMAAYDRRVYYTAPGGVMVPPQYQGVGVAVSGEMRGSTGAGGEIKVGNKGSQGSV; encoded by the coding sequence atggaGAATTACTCTTATAACTCATACCCAGACTCCGGCAACTCTTCGCCACGGTCCCGAGAAATCGACTTCGAAAATCCGCCGCCATGGGACGACCAACAGCAACATGCTCAAAATTACAAGGCCAAGTTTATGTGCAGCTATGGAGGTAAGATCCACCCTCGCCCTCATGACAATCAGCTGTCTTACATCGGTGGAGAGACCAAGATCCTAGCTGTTGAACGCACTATCAAATTCTCCTCCATGATCTCCAAGCTCTCAGCTCTTTGCGGCGGTGGCGACGGTGAGGTTTCGTTCAAGTACCAGCTCCCCGGTGAAGACCTTGACGCCCTTATTTCTGTCACTAATGATGATGATCTCGAGCACATGATGCATGAGTATGATCGGCTTTATCGAGCCTCGGCTAAGCCAGCGAGGATGCGGCTTTTCATATTTCCGGCGACTGACCTAGGGAATTTCGGTTCCGAAGGGCCGAAATCGGAGCGGGAAGGGTTCGTAGAGGCATTCAATTCCGGCACGACTCCGGGTGGAGTTGTGATTCCACCAAACAATTTGGATTCCTTGTTTGGGATTGAAAAGGGGATCCCTCAACCTCCGCCGGTGAAAATCCGTGATCCCGTGGTGGAACCGGTGAACCCGCCTCCGCCTCCGATACCGGAAGTCGTGGGGACAGATCATGTTTTGAATCCCGTTGAAATTCAGAGACAGTTACAGGAATTGCAGAGGCTTCAAATTCGGGATCAAGAACAGCTCGCTATGTATCGAAAGAAGACTGAAGACGCTGCTTCCATGGCTTATACAGGGGAATACTACGCACAGAAGATGCCTGAAAAAGCGCCTCCGGTGAACAGACCGGTAACTTTCCAACAACATGTACCAGCTACAGCTGGATTCTGGTCGGATAAACCAATTTCTGCCGGAGGTTTCCCTGCAACCGTAACTACAAACCCCGGCCAACCTCCGCACTCTGAACATCCAGTCTACATGATCCCAGCACAAGGACATGCTCCGGCCACCGTCTACCACGCGCCTCCACAAGTTCCAGCTCCAGCTTCTGCACCAGCAACGCAACAAATGGTTCGACCGGTAACCGGACAAGCCGGTCAAGGCTACTACACCAACGTACAGAGAATGCCATCCGAAGTCTACCGGGAGCAACCCGTTTACAACATGGTGGCACAACCTCCACCAACCCAACACCCGCCAATATCCGGCATGACACAGCAAATGGTGAGGCCGCAAAGCGGAGGAGTACCAGATTCTTCATACGCACACATGGCAGCGTACGACAGGCGAGTTTATTATACTGCCCCAGGAGGTGTTATGGTGCCGCCTCAGTATCAAGGCGTTGGCGTGGCGGTTAGCGGTGAAATGAGAGGCAGCACCGGCGCCGGCGGCGAGATTAAAGTGGGAAATAAAGGTTCACAAGGTtcagtttga